The genomic segment CGTTGAGCGCTTCCTTGACGGCTGCCTTGACAATAAGGTCTGCCATACAGACACCCCTTCTAAGGCCTACTTAATAAGATTTCCCAAATCGGCCGCCTCTCCGCCCATATCGGTAGGATATGGCCTTTCGGTGGGGACGGATTTATATAGAGGGAGTTCACATACGTGGGGGCACATCGTTCGTGCCGTTCTCCGGCCCCGAGACGCCCGTGAGTCGCCGTTTCGGCGTCGTCGGCCCAAAGCGATAGGTAGGTGGGGAACCGGCGCGAACGCACGCCCATGCGAGATATTCTAGAGGCCGTCGCGGCGGGCGACCTCGACCCGGCCGTCGCGGAGGCGCGCCTCTCGGGCTACACGACGACCGGCGCCGGACGGTTCGACGCGGCGCGCGAGACGCGACGCGGCGTCCCCGAAGCCATCCTCGCGGAGGGGAAGACGGCGGAGGAGGCGGCGACGCTCGCGGTGGCGGCCGTGCGGTCCACCGGACGCGCCATCCTCACCCGCGCGGCGGACGACCACGTGAGCGCCGTCGTGGACGCCCTCGACGACGCCGTCGCGTTCGACAGAGACGACCGCGCGCGAACGCTCGTCGCGCACGCCCCCGACTTCGACCCGCCGGACCTCTCGGCGACGGTGGGCGTCGCCACCGGCGGCACCTCCGACGCCGAGGCGGCCGGCGAGGCGGCGGTCATCTTAGAAGAGATGGGTGCGACCGTCACCCGCGTCGAGGACGTGGGCGTGGCGCACCTCGGACGCGTCCTCGACCACCTCGACACCCTCCGCGACGCGGACGTACTGATCGTCGCCGCGGGCCGCGAGGGCGCACTCCCGACGGTGGTCGCGGGACTCGTGGACACGCCCGTCATCGGCCTTCCGGTGTCCACGGGGTACGGTCACGGCGGCGCGGGCGAGGCGGCCCTCGCGGGGATGCTCCAGTCGTGTACGGTCATCTCGACGGTCAACGTCGACGCCGGGTTCATCGCGGGCGCGCAGGCCGGTCTCGTCGCACGCGCGGTCAGCGACGCTCGGACCGAAACCGACGAGCCGACCGGCGCGGACGACGCCTGAGGCGGGGTGACGCTCCGGCGCGTCTGCACGACCGCTCGTGACCCCGCGTGCAACACGTACGTCCGGTTTCGAACCACATTTGTGGACGATTCGGTGTCCCTCGCGCACGCGCGCGAAGCCCTATATGGGTGGGATTCGTACACGTGTTACCGGCACATGTGGTGGCTGCCGGATTCAACCATGCCAACTTGCGACCACTGCGGGTCGCACGTGTCTGAACGCTTCGCGCGCGTGTTCACCGACGGTGAAGGGCGACTGCTCGCCTGCACCAACTGCTCGGCGAACGCGGGTATCGCGGAGGTCGCACGACAACGAACCCGCACTGCATGACCACTGAAGCGGACGAAGACCACCACGCGAAGCCGTATCCTTCGAACCGACCGGCGTGAGACCACGCGACCGGTCGTTTCTCCGCGAGACCAGAAACGCTACGTAGCACCCCGAGAACGCTCCGATATTCGATGAGCGACGGATACACCATCCTCCTGACGAACGACGACGGCATCGACGCTCCGGGAATCGCCACGCTCCGCGAGGAACTCACCTCCCTCGGCGACGTGACCGTCGTCGCGCCCGACGGCAACCAGAGCGGCGTCGGCCGCACCCGCAACCACACCGCCGTCGTCCGCGACCACCCGTGGGGGTACGCCCTCGCGGGGACGCCCGCCGACTGCGTCGCCTACGGCCTCCGCGGACTGGACGCGGACTTCGACGTGGTCGTCGCCGGCGTCAACGACGGACCGAACGCCGGCAACTACGTCGTCGGTCGGTCCGGCACCGTCGGCGCGGGCATCGAAGCCGCGTTCCTCGGGACGCCCGCACTCGCCATCTCCGCGTACCACTCGACGGACTTCTTCCTCTCGCCGCCCGAGGAGTACGACTTCGGCCGGCCCGCCCGCGTCGCCGTCGGCTTGGTCGAACGCGCCCTCTCGGCCGGCGTCTACGACGACGTGGACCTGTTGAACGTGAACGCGCCCGTCGACTCGCCGCACCCGCCGGTGATGCTGACCGAACCGCACCACGACTACGGCCAGCAGGTCGAACCCGTCGAGGACGACGAACTCGGGCCGGACGAACGCCGCGTCGAACTCAACGACCGGACGTGGCCCGACGCCGTCGGCTGGGAGAACCCGTTCCCCCTCGCGGAGACGCACCGCGACCGGTACCCCGTCGGCTCGGACCGCCGCGCGATGGTGGACGCCGCCGTCAGCGTCTCACCGTTGACCGTGAGCCACGGCGTCGCCGACAGCGCGCGCCTCGCGGACGTGGTGGAGACGTTCGAGGTGGAGTGAGGCCGCGGCGATGGGCGACCACTACGTCTACGTCCTCCGCTGTGCGGACGATACCCTCTACACCGGGTACACGACGGACGTGGCGCGGCGCGTCGAGGAACACGACGCGGGCGAGGGCGCGAAGTACACCCGCGGCCGGACGCCGGTCGAACTGGTGCACAGGGAGTCGTTCGACTCGCGGTCGGCGGCGATGTCGCGCGAGTACGAGATAAAGCAGTTGTCCCGGCGGGCGAAAGAGCGGTTGGTCGAGGGCTGACGCTCAGTCGTCCGCGCAGGCGGTCCGCGCCGTCTCCGGGTGGAGGCGTCGCGCCTCCTCGACGACGGACTCGGCCAACGAGACGAGGCGGCGGCGCACGTCCTCGTCGGTGAGTTCGTCGCCGTCGTAGACGTTGTACGCGCCGCGGACGCCGACCTGTTCGGGGACGACGCGGCCGTGGACGCCGCGGATGGTGCTCCGCATGTGTTCGAGCGTCGCGCCGTAGGACCCGCCGCCCGCGGTGGCCACCAGTCCGACGGCGGTGTCCTCGAACTCGTCCTTGGAACAGTAGTCGTGGAAGTTTCGCCACGTCGAGGAGTAGGACCCGTGATAGACGGGCGACCCGACGACGACGCCGTCCGCCTCGCGGACGAGTCGCGTCAGCCGCTCGGATTCGCCCTGTTCGTCTCTGTCCGGGTGGTAGAGGGGGAGGTCCACGTCGCCGAGGTCCAGCATCGTCGCCTCGGCGCCGGCGTCGCGGGCGGCGTCGAGCACGATTTCGAGCGACCGCTTGGTGTAACTCCCCTCGCGTCTGCTCCCGCA from the Halogeometricum rufum genome contains:
- the larB gene encoding nickel pincer cofactor biosynthesis protein LarB produces the protein MRDILEAVAAGDLDPAVAEARLSGYTTTGAGRFDAARETRRGVPEAILAEGKTAEEAATLAVAAVRSTGRAILTRAADDHVSAVVDALDDAVAFDRDDRARTLVAHAPDFDPPDLSATVGVATGGTSDAEAAGEAAVILEEMGATVTRVEDVGVAHLGRVLDHLDTLRDADVLIVAAGREGALPTVVAGLVDTPVIGLPVSTGYGHGGAGEAALAGMLQSCTVISTVNVDAGFIAGAQAGLVARAVSDARTETDEPTGADDA
- a CDS encoding DUF7563 family protein, which encodes MPTCDHCGSHVSERFARVFTDGEGRLLACTNCSANAGIAEVARQRTRTA
- the surE gene encoding 5'/3'-nucleotidase SurE, with the protein product MSDGYTILLTNDDGIDAPGIATLREELTSLGDVTVVAPDGNQSGVGRTRNHTAVVRDHPWGYALAGTPADCVAYGLRGLDADFDVVVAGVNDGPNAGNYVVGRSGTVGAGIEAAFLGTPALAISAYHSTDFFLSPPEEYDFGRPARVAVGLVERALSAGVYDDVDLLNVNAPVDSPHPPVMLTEPHHDYGQQVEPVEDDELGPDERRVELNDRTWPDAVGWENPFPLAETHRDRYPVGSDRRAMVDAAVSVSPLTVSHGVADSARLADVVETFEVE
- a CDS encoding GIY-YIG nuclease family protein, which encodes MGDHYVYVLRCADDTLYTGYTTDVARRVEEHDAGEGAKYTRGRTPVELVHRESFDSRSAAMSREYEIKQLSRRAKERLVEG
- a CDS encoding NADPH-dependent FMN reductase, yielding MTRIVAVCGSRREGSYTKRSLEIVLDAARDAGAEATMLDLGDVDLPLYHPDRDEQGESERLTRLVREADGVVVGSPVYHGSYSSTWRNFHDYCSKDEFEDTAVGLVATAGGGSYGATLEHMRSTIRGVHGRVVPEQVGVRGAYNVYDGDELTDEDVRRRLVSLAESVVEEARRLHPETARTACADD